In Hippocampus zosterae strain Florida chromosome 3, ASM2543408v3, whole genome shotgun sequence, a genomic segment contains:
- the LOC127597941 gene encoding troponin T, fast skeletal muscle isoforms-like isoform X2 has translation MSDTEDYDQTEEYDEEKPKFKMSAPKIPDGDKVDFDDIQKKRQNKDLVELQGLIDAHFECRKKEEEELIALKDRIEKRRAERAEQQRVRAEKEKERQARREEERRIKEESDAKKKAEDEAKKKSALSNMGSNYSSHLQRADQKRGGKKETEREKKKKILAARRKQLNIDHLNEDKLRDKINELYEWMCQLESEKFDHTERLKRQKYEVTTLRKRVEELSKFSKKGAATRRRK, from the exons ATGTCCGACACTGAAGACTA cgatcAGACGGAGG AGTACGATG AAGAGAAGCCAAAGTTCAA GATGAGCGCCCCCAAGATCCCCGACGGCGACAAAGTCGACTTTGAT GACATCCAGAAGAAGCGTCAGAACAAAGACCTGGTGGAGCTGCAGGGCCTGATCGACGCCCACTTTGAGTGCcgcaagaaggaggaggaggagctcatCGCCCTCAAGGATCGGATT GAGAAGCGTCGCGCCGAGAGGGCTGAGCAGCAGCGGGTCCGTGCCGAAAAGGAAAAGGAACGCCAGGCCAGACGTGAG GAGGAGCGTCGGATCAAAGAGGAGTCGGACGCCAAGAAGAAGGCAGAGGACGAAGCTAAGAAGAAGTCGGCCCTCTCCAACATGGGATCCAACTACAGCAGCCATCTGCAGAGG GCGGACCAGAAGAGAGGAGGAAAGAAAGAGACGGAgcgagagaagaaaaagaagatttTGGCCGCCAGGCGCAAGCAACTCAACATCGACCATCTCAACGAGGACAAGCTCAG GGACAAGATCAACGAGTTGTACGAGTGGATGTGTCAGCTGGAGTCGGAGAAGTTCGACCACACGGAGAGGCTGAAGAGGCAGAAGTACGAG GTCACCACCCTGCGCAAGAGAGTGGAGGAGCTGAGCAAGTT CAGCAAGAAGGGAGCCGCCACCCGCCGCAGGAAGTAG
- the LOC127597941 gene encoding troponin T, fast skeletal muscle isoforms-like isoform X3 has product MSDTEDYDQTEEEKPKFKMSAPKIPDGDKVDFDDIQKKRQNKDLVELQGLIDAHFECRKKEEEELIALKDRIEKRRAERAEQQRVRAEKEKERQARREEERRIKEESDAKKKAEDEAKKKSALSNMGSNYSSHLQRADQKRGGKKETEREKKKKILAARRKQLNIDHLNEDKLRDKINELYEWMCQLESEKFDHTERLKRQKYEVTTLRKRVEELSKFSKKGAATRRRK; this is encoded by the exons ATGTCCGACACTGAAGACTA cgatcAGACGGAGG AAGAGAAGCCAAAGTTCAA GATGAGCGCCCCCAAGATCCCCGACGGCGACAAAGTCGACTTTGAT GACATCCAGAAGAAGCGTCAGAACAAAGACCTGGTGGAGCTGCAGGGCCTGATCGACGCCCACTTTGAGTGCcgcaagaaggaggaggaggagctcatCGCCCTCAAGGATCGGATT GAGAAGCGTCGCGCCGAGAGGGCTGAGCAGCAGCGGGTCCGTGCCGAAAAGGAAAAGGAACGCCAGGCCAGACGTGAG GAGGAGCGTCGGATCAAAGAGGAGTCGGACGCCAAGAAGAAGGCAGAGGACGAAGCTAAGAAGAAGTCGGCCCTCTCCAACATGGGATCCAACTACAGCAGCCATCTGCAGAGG GCGGACCAGAAGAGAGGAGGAAAGAAAGAGACGGAgcgagagaagaaaaagaagatttTGGCCGCCAGGCGCAAGCAACTCAACATCGACCATCTCAACGAGGACAAGCTCAG GGACAAGATCAACGAGTTGTACGAGTGGATGTGTCAGCTGGAGTCGGAGAAGTTCGACCACACGGAGAGGCTGAAGAGGCAGAAGTACGAG GTCACCACCCTGCGCAAGAGAGTGGAGGAGCTGAGCAAGTT CAGCAAGAAGGGAGCCGCCACCCGCCGCAGGAAGTAG
- the LOC127597941 gene encoding troponin T, fast skeletal muscle isoforms-like isoform X4 translates to MSAPKIPDGDKVDFDDIQKKRQNKDLVELQGLIDAHFECRKKEEEELIALKDRIEKRRAERAEQQRVRAEKEKERQARREEERRIKEESDAKKKAEDEAKKKSALSNMGSNYSSHLQRADQKRGGKKETEREKKKKILAARRKQLNIDHLNEDKLRDKINELYEWMCQLESEKFDHTERLKRQKYEVTTLRKRVEELSKFSKKGAATRRRK, encoded by the exons ATGAGCGCCCCCAAGATCCCCGACGGCGACAAAGTCGACTTTGAT GACATCCAGAAGAAGCGTCAGAACAAAGACCTGGTGGAGCTGCAGGGCCTGATCGACGCCCACTTTGAGTGCcgcaagaaggaggaggaggagctcatCGCCCTCAAGGATCGGATT GAGAAGCGTCGCGCCGAGAGGGCTGAGCAGCAGCGGGTCCGTGCCGAAAAGGAAAAGGAACGCCAGGCCAGACGTGAG GAGGAGCGTCGGATCAAAGAGGAGTCGGACGCCAAGAAGAAGGCAGAGGACGAAGCTAAGAAGAAGTCGGCCCTCTCCAACATGGGATCCAACTACAGCAGCCATCTGCAGAGG GCGGACCAGAAGAGAGGAGGAAAGAAAGAGACGGAgcgagagaagaaaaagaagatttTGGCCGCCAGGCGCAAGCAACTCAACATCGACCATCTCAACGAGGACAAGCTCAG GGACAAGATCAACGAGTTGTACGAGTGGATGTGTCAGCTGGAGTCGGAGAAGTTCGACCACACGGAGAGGCTGAAGAGGCAGAAGTACGAG GTCACCACCCTGCGCAAGAGAGTGGAGGAGCTGAGCAAGTT CAGCAAGAAGGGAGCCGCCACCCGCCGCAGGAAGTAG
- the LOC127597942 gene encoding troponin I, fast skeletal muscle-like, protein MATEKRLSARRKHTLKSCMLVVANNLLEAEASEKAGERERFLADKCPHMDIPYSGEELRELCKQLRQQIDISEEERYSIEFKLNMVLNEVRDLNIKIVDLRGKFKRPRLKKVRMSADAMLKALLGSKHTVNMDLRANLKQVKKEVKEEDKQLRDVGDWRKNIEDKSDRKKMFDS, encoded by the exons ATGGCCACTGA GAAACGACTCTCTGCCAGACGCAAGCACACTCTCaag AGTTGCATGCTGGTGGTGGCCAACAACCTCCTGGAGGCGGAGGCTAGCGAGAAAGCCGGCGAGCGCGAGCGGTTCCTGGCAGACAAATGTCCTCACATGGACATTCCCTACTCGGGCGAAGAGCTGCGG GAGCTTTGCAAGCAACTCCGCCAGCAGATTGACATCAGCGAGGAGGAAcgttactccatcgagttcaaGCTCAACATGGTCCTCAACGAG GTGCGAGACCTGAACATCAAGATCGTGGACCTGAGGGGCAAGTTCAAGAGACCCCGTCTGAAGAAGGTGCGCATGTCGGCCGACGCCATGCTGAAGGCGCTGCTGGGCTCCAAACACACCGTCAACATGGACCTCAGGGCCAACCTCAAGCAGGTCAAGAAGGAGGTCAAGGAGGAG gaCAAGCAACTCCGCGACGTTGGCGACTGGCGTAAGAACATCGAGGACAAGTCGGACAGGAAGAAGATGTTCGACAGCTAA
- the LOC127597941 gene encoding troponin T, fast skeletal muscle isoforms-like isoform X1: MYLFSPNRRHLDLRPAEEKPKFKMSAPKIPDGDKVDFDDIQKKRQNKDLVELQGLIDAHFECRKKEEEELIALKDRIEKRRAERAEQQRVRAEKEKERQARREEERRIKEESDAKKKAEDEAKKKSALSNMGSNYSSHLQRADQKRGGKKETEREKKKKILAARRKQLNIDHLNEDKLRDKINELYEWMCQLESEKFDHTERLKRQKYEVTTLRKRVEELSKFSKKGAATRRRK, translated from the exons ATGTACTTGTTCTCCCCCAACCGCCGCCACCTTGACTTGCGTCCCGCAGAAGAGAAGCCAAAGTTCAA GATGAGCGCCCCCAAGATCCCCGACGGCGACAAAGTCGACTTTGAT GACATCCAGAAGAAGCGTCAGAACAAAGACCTGGTGGAGCTGCAGGGCCTGATCGACGCCCACTTTGAGTGCcgcaagaaggaggaggaggagctcatCGCCCTCAAGGATCGGATT GAGAAGCGTCGCGCCGAGAGGGCTGAGCAGCAGCGGGTCCGTGCCGAAAAGGAAAAGGAACGCCAGGCCAGACGTGAG GAGGAGCGTCGGATCAAAGAGGAGTCGGACGCCAAGAAGAAGGCAGAGGACGAAGCTAAGAAGAAGTCGGCCCTCTCCAACATGGGATCCAACTACAGCAGCCATCTGCAGAGG GCGGACCAGAAGAGAGGAGGAAAGAAAGAGACGGAgcgagagaagaaaaagaagatttTGGCCGCCAGGCGCAAGCAACTCAACATCGACCATCTCAACGAGGACAAGCTCAG GGACAAGATCAACGAGTTGTACGAGTGGATGTGTCAGCTGGAGTCGGAGAAGTTCGACCACACGGAGAGGCTGAAGAGGCAGAAGTACGAG GTCACCACCCTGCGCAAGAGAGTGGAGGAGCTGAGCAAGTT CAGCAAGAAGGGAGCCGCCACCCGCCGCAGGAAGTAG
- the prr33 gene encoding nascent polypeptide-associated complex subunit alpha, muscle-specific form, with protein sequence MAVAYGAAIPAGFFPLPYPPPLFPKPGKDNARLQKLLKRNAKKKTSGQAAAAQAAAPFRSSLSPVDEASPDLERSEPSTPPKTPEASYGFYGARPSSRFAARPLYQHVASPYPRRAASSRAGRFSPRALASPPHPQHPAILYSSSLHRAAPPPMAPVRPVPDRPMPSVIASPLPQPSVPPAALKTPDWSPFPGAPRLAVAPPTRPKPASPDPTSHPPAAAAQALTRPLTVLTQFIKPKSPRPTFKATEPPKSPKSMFEVPQIRLYTANTSYYETTCRTPPVYDAVALSAIGGTVATESNREASPAFQALGRSVTPSPFVASEAQSKTPSADVTRQTAKVEINVTVAPTIEIRRATPTSDKGDQTPIRETQSPRCLAGRPRTPAKRAATPVFEISKPNPLLFAVSPVTTEPERSGTPNTRAETPEIARVLNAEVHASFPLMITKSKSESDLTRTPTAELTAAVTSFGSRRPNTPTYEASRLISSSPAFKRQRTPTYGISPHAGLSSFQRSKTPTLVGPRSKSAYRGLMPGEYAAYGGIRTHTPAFGMTGSQDAASDEVAAAPSKTREPIVAEVKENPKSEDKVSATPTIPLIVVSQRPKRSVVTPKMVPPTLPKKQQQQIQETPKGKLPTADARSPARQKTDVQKPPAAKQAPPPPGKDPLKAVRKLLGKEEVARANADEPLKVPEGERAKAKSVQSQDQDDKAGKPADVQKAGAQKSKTSGWSRLKKHMVVEQEEPLFPQMDGAGRDRDRSQGAHAAGSAPPKATKMWDAVLFQMFSSKENIMHQIELKKKDEQQRTEGKKDEDQTKKEAKEIPSFAYRLPILLFSPKFDAKKLKEAASGPLTKFSTVFEMGLIGRKAKDDEPKDFNRTARGFGFS encoded by the coding sequence ATGGCGGTCGCTTACGGAGCAGCCATCCCGGCCGGATTCTTTCCCCTTCCGTACCCGCCCCCTTTGTTCCCCAAGCCCGGCAAAGACAACGCGCGTCTCCAGAAGCTGCTGAAGCGCAATGCCAAAAAGAAGACATCCgggcaggcggcggcggcgcaggcGGCCGCCCCGTTCCGTTCCAGCCTCTCCCCCGTCGACGAAGCCAGCCCCGACCTGGAGCGCAGCGAACCCTCCACGCCACCCAAAACCCCCGAGGCGTCCTACGGCTTCTACGGCGCCCGGCCGTCGTCCCGCTTCGCCGCTCGGCCGCTCTATCAGCATGTGGCGTCGCCGTACCCGCGGCGGGCGGCCTCCTCTCGAGCGGGCAGGTTCTCGCCTCGGGCGCTCGCCTCGCCGCCGCACCCGCAGCACCCTGCGATACTCTACTCAAGTTCTCTGCACCGAGCGGCGCCCCCGCCAATGGCGCCTGTCCGGCCGGTGCCCGACCGGCCGATGCCCTCCGTCATCGCTTCTCCCTTGCCTCAGCCGAGCGTTCCTCCCGCAGCGTTGAAAACCCCAGATTGGAGTCCCTTTCCAGGAGCTCCCAGACTGGCTGTAGCCCCGCCAACCCGGCCGAAACCAGCCAGCCCCGATCCAACCTCCCAtccgccggcggcggcggctcaggCTTTGACTAGGCCTCTCACGGTGCTAACTCAGTTCATCAAGCCCAAAAGTCCTCGTCCAACATTCAAAGCCACCGAGCCTCCGAAATCTCCCAAGTCCATGTTTGAGGTCCCCCAAATCCGCCTGTACACGGCCAATACGTCCTACTACGAGACTACGTGCAGGACGCCGCCCGTCTACGACGCAGTCGCCCTCAGCGCCATCGGCGGCACTGTCGCCACGGAAAGCAACCGAGAGGCAAGTCCAGCTTTTCAAGCCCTCGGGAGGTCCGTCACCCCAAGTCCTTTCGTCGCCTCGGAAGCGCAATCAAAAACACCAAGCGCAGATGTGACGAGGCAAACGGCAAAAGTGGAGATAAACGTCACCGTGGCTCCGACCATCGAGATAAGGAGAGCCACGCCCACGTCGGACAAAGGAGACCAAACGCCGATCCGGGAAACGCAATCACCGAGGTGCCTCGCGGGGCGTCCGAGAACCCCGGCCAAGCGTGCTGCGACGCCAGTCTTTGAGATTTCCAAACCCAACCCCCTCTTGTTTGCGGTGTCACCAGTGACGACGGAGCCAGAGAGGTCCGGAACCCCCAACACGAGAGCCGAGACTCCCGAGATTGCGAGGGTTCTGAATGCGGAGGTCCACGCAAGCTTCCCATTGATGATCACAAAGTCCAAATCCGAATCCGATCTTACCAGGACTCCAACAGCCGAGCTAACAGCCGCAGTGACGTCCTTTGGGTCTCGGAGGCCTAACACTCCAACCTACGAGGCGTCCCGGTTGATCAGCTCATCTCCGGCTTTTAAAAGACAAAGAACTCCCACCTATGGGATCTCCCCCCATGCTGGACTTTCGTCCTTCCAGAGGTCAAAGACCCCAACTCTAGTGGGGCCCAGAAGCAAGTCCGCCTACCGCGGACTGATGCCTGGAGAGTACGCGGCTTACGGTGGAATCAGAACCCACACACCGGCCTTCGGAATGACAGGGTCTCAGGACGCGGCCTCGGATGAGGTCGCAGCCGCCCCGAGTAAAACCCGAGAACCGATCGTTGCAGAAGTCAAAGAAAACCCTAAATCTGAGGACAAGGTCTCTGCCACCCCAACAATTCCCCTGATTGTCGTTTCTCAGAGACCCAAACGCTCTGTCGTGACACCAAAGATGGTCCCTCCAACGCTACCAAAGAAACAACAGCAACAGATCCAGGAAACACCAAAGGGCAAACTTCCAACCGCGGACGCCAGATCTCCCGCACGCCAGAAGACGGACGTGCAAAAACCTCCTGCGGCCAAACAAGCTCCTCCCCCGCCCGGTAAAGACCCTCTGAAGGCAGTCAGAAAGCTTCTTGGCAAAGAGGAAGTCGCGCGGGCAAATGCTGACGAGCCGCTGAAAGTCCCCGAGGGTGAGAGGGCAAAAGCAAAATCCGTCCAAAGTCAAGACCAGGACGACAAGGCCGGAAAACCCGCAGATGTCCAGAAGGCGGGGGCACAGAAATCCAAAACGAGCGGCTGGTCCAGACTGAAGAAGCACATGGTGGTGGAGCAGGAGGAGCCTTTGTTTCCACAGATGGACGGAGCGGGCCGGGACCGGGACCGGAGCCAGGGGGCTCACGCCGCCGGCTCCGCTCCCCCGAAAGCCACCAAGATGTGGGACGCCGTCCTCTTTCAGATGTTCTCCAGCAAGGAGAACATCATGCACCAGATCGAGCTGAAGAAGAAGGATGAGCAGCAGAGGACGGAGGGCAAGAAGGACGAGGACCAGACCAAGAAGGAGGCCAAGGAAATCCCGTCCTTTGCCTACCGCCTGCCCATCCTGCTCTTCAGCCCCAAGTTTGACGCCAAGAAGCTGAAGGAGGCGGCGTCCGGACCCCTCACCAAGTTCTCCACCGTCTTCGAGATGGGTCTGATCGGACGCAAGGCGAAAGACGACGAACCCAAAGACTTTAACCGAACGGCCCGAGGCTTCGGCTTCTCATAA
- the LOC127597944 gene encoding troponin I, fast skeletal muscle-like, whose protein sequence is MSDKKMSSSRRHHLKSVILSIAATWIEQEKRELAVAKQNYLAEVCAKPSFGGNQTALMETCRKLNALIEKTDEERYDLSVKVAKGDKEIEELKFKVIDLAGVKKPTLRKVRMSADAMLKALLGSKHTVNLELRANLKQVKKEVKEEPAEAVGDWRKNIEDKADRKKMFESS, encoded by the exons atgtctgA CAAAAAGATGTCTTCCAGCCGCCGGCATCACTTGAAG AGCGTGATCCTGTCCATCGCCGCCACGTGGATCGAGCAGGAGAAGAGAGAATTGGCCGTGGCCAAGCAGAACTACTTGGCCGAGGTCTGCGCCAAGCCCAGCTTCGGCGGAAACCAGACCGCGCTCATG GAGACGTGCAGAAAGTTGAACGCCCTCATCGAGAAAACGGATGAGGAGAGGTACGACTTGTCGGTCAAAGTTGCAAAAGGTGACAAAGAG ATCGAGGAACTGAAGTTCAAAGTGATCGACCTGGCGGGCGTGAAGAAGCCCACCCTGAGGAAGGTGCGCATGTCGGCCGACGCCATGCTGAAGGCGCTGCTGGGCTCCAAGCACACCGTCAACCTGGAGCTCAGGGCCAACCTCAAGCAGGTCAAGAAGGAGGTCAAAGAGGAG CCAGCAGAGGCGGTGGGTGACTGGCGTAAGAACATTGAGGACAAAGCAGACAGGAAGAAGATGTTTGAGTCGTCCTAA
- the LOC127597943 gene encoding troponin I, fast skeletal muscle-like translates to MSDSKKMTSSRRHHLKSVMLQIAANWLEQEKKDQEVAKEVYMAETCPKPDLSGDMASLVEICKKLQSSIDKIDDARYDVEAKVLKFDIEIQDLRLKVVELAGVKKPALKKVRMSADAMLQALLGGKHKTTIDLRSNLKQVKKEIKEEPTEAVGDWRKNIEDKADRKKMFETS, encoded by the exons ATGTCTGA TTCAAAGAAGATGACGTCCAGTCGCCGGCATCACCTCAAG AGTGTGATGCTCCAGATCGCTGCCAATTGGCTCGAGCAGGAGAAGAAAGACCAGGAGGTGGCCAAGGAGGTCTACATGGCCGAGACCTGCCCCAAACCGGACCTCAGTGGCGACATGGCCAGCCTGGTG gaAATCTGCAAGAAACTTCAATCGTCCATCGACAAGATTGACGACGCTCGCTACGACGTGGAAGCCAAAGTGCTGAAGTTCGACATTGAG ATCCAGGACCTGAGACTGAAGGTGGTGGAGCTGGCGGGCGTCAAGAAGCCGGCCCTGAAGAAGGTGCGCATGTCGGCTGACGCCATGTTGCAGGCCCTCCTGGGGGgcaagcacaagaccaccaTCGACCTCAGGTCCAACCTCAAGCAGGTCAAGAAGGAGATCAAGGAGGAG CCCACAGAGGCGGTCGGCGACTGGCGCAAGAACATCGAGGACAAGGCCGACAGGAAGAAGATGTTTGAGACCTCCTAA
- the lsp1a gene encoding non-muscle caldesmon has translation MSAALLRRNSSRQGLQNLIRLTAQRSVEDAEEAERQRRRRARDQSCRRNGDAADDPHVLKPDRSPEEDEGFGDRTRQRPPEGTGGWRPEDEDRRDAFEAALEDLRPASSGIWASSNSAGVGRGEEGEGGEPRPRTDHPDSLRRSQVEERQPTRAPSADKVFLLRDSKADADAGQREVTSRHSGDQSKSESPRCAERGETEAGPEAEPRPEKIWQGLREPEQPKLRHARAEPELAERTELRTCLRSQEERRQRDQRRRRLADEEASHARRLEEMARRGMDAAERMKMLNGGGGDDPPEVFSPVKTPTHKMTERTESLSRSLKKSNGFKKMPTVVLVGNIDDKMEQYANAVENSQEPRRSKAPATNLPNALEAVNSKKVLFQAPKTTTCRDTDSLKVGVANRITQWVKGQPDGGRPPPSRASDVKCGDVMRKKNMWEVLGDSSGRSPANVKGAAAPSKTYTFVVTGHGKYKKISADQEHATNRKSDL, from the exons ATGTCCGCCGCACTGCTGAGGAGAAACTCCAGCAGACAAGGTCTCCAGAACCTCATCAG GTTGACCGCTCAGAGGAGCGTCGAGGACGCCGAGGAAGCGGAACGCCAACGCAGGAGACGAGCCAGAGACCAGTCCTGTCGCAGGAACGGCGACGCGGCGGACGACCCACACGT ATTGAAACCTGACCGCTCGCCGGAGGAAGACGAAGGCTTCGGCGACCGGACGCGGCAGCGCCCCCCGGAGGGCACCGGGGGATGGCGGCCGGAGGACGAGGACCGGCGCGACGCCTTCGAGGCGGCGCTGGAAGACCTCCGCCCCGCCTCCTCCGGCATTTGGGCTTCGTCTAACTCCGCTGGCGTCGGCCGCGGCGAGGAAGGCGAAGGCGGCGAGCCGAGGCCGCGGACGGACCACCCGGATTCGCTCCGTCGCAGTCAG GTGGAGGAACGGCAACCGACCCGAGCGCCATCCGCCGACAAAGTTTTCCTTCTCCGAGATTCCAAAGCGGACGCGGACGCCGGCCAACGGGAAGTGACATCCCGGCACTCTGGCGACCAATCAAAGAGCGAGTCCCCCAG GTGCGCCGAGCGGGGCGAGACGgaggccggcccggaggcggagCCTCGCCCGGAGAAGATCTGGCAGGGCCTCCGGGAGCCGGAGCAGCCGAAGCTCCGACACGCCCGGGCCGAGCCGGAGCTGGCGGAGAGGACGGAGCTGAGGACATGCCTCCGAAGCCAGGAGGAACGACGGCAACGAGACCAGCGACGGCGGCGCCTCGCCGACGAGGAGGCGAGTCATGCCCGGCGTCTC GAGGAGATGGCGAGGAGGGGGATGGACGCGGCCGAGAGGATGAAGATGTtgaacggcggcggcggtgacgACCCGCCAGAGGTCTTCAGCCCCGTCAAGACCCCCACGCACAAA ATGACGGAGAGGACCGAGTCGCTCAGCCGCTCCCTGAAGAAAAG TAACGGTTTCAAAAAGATGCCGACGGTCGTCCTCGTGGGCAACATCGACGACAAGATGGAGCAGTACGCGAACGCCGTGGAG AACTCTCAGGAACCTCGACGCTCCAAGGCCCCGGCGACGAACCTTCCCAACGCGCTGGAGGCCGTCAACTCCAAGAAGGTCTTGTTCCAGGcgcccaaaacaacaacttgtcGG GACACTGACAGTTTAAAAGTGGGCGTGGCCAACCGGATCACCCAGTGGGTAAAGGGCCAACCGGACGGCGGTCGACCTCCGCCGAGCCGAGCGTCG GATGTGAAGTGTGGAGATGTCATGCGCAAGAAGAACATGTGGGAGGTTCTCGGAGACTCGTCGGGGAGGTCCCCCGCGAACGTCAAG GGCGCGGCAGCCCCGAGTAAGACGTACACCTTTGTGGTGACCGGACACGGCAAGTACAAGAAGATCTCGGCGGACCAGGAACACGCCACGAACAGAAAGTCGG atttGTGA